From the genome of Nasonia vitripennis strain AsymCx chromosome 1, Nvit_psr_1.1, whole genome shotgun sequence, one region includes:
- the LOC107982104 gene encoding uncharacterized protein LOC107982104, with protein MSLNSLRYLLFKKSSIKASFKLEVLPPTEAASAQDALRTHLQIQQWLGNTKEPKKWGWKPTTTGLQPVYTTDDLVPQNLLQYISCRCTTGCNTMNCSCKKYGLRYSDICHNCHGQSCSNIEQILIETDSLEYMLNDDVNENGDCNDANGENNDEICSKRQRLC; from the coding sequence ATGTCATTGAATTCATTAAGgtatttattgtttaaaaaatcatcGATAAAAGCATCTTTTAAACTCGAAGTATTACCTCCGACTGAAGCAGCAAGTGCTCAAGATGCATTAAGAACACATTTACAAATTCAACAGTGGCTGGGTAATACTAAAGAACCTAAGAAATGGGGATGGAAACCAACAACAACGGGCCTTCAACCAGTTTATACAACCGATGATCTTGTTccacaaaatttattacagtatATTTCATGCAGATGCACAACGGGTTGCAACACAATGAATTGCAGTTGTAAGAAGTACGGCCTTCGATATTcagatatttgtcataactgcCATGGGCAGTCTTGCTCAAATAtcgaacaaattttaatagagACGGATAGTTTAGAATATATGTTAAATGACGATGTAAATGAAAACGGCGATTGTAATGATGCGAATGGCGAGAATAACGACGAAATATGTTCAAAAAGACAACGACTATGTTAG